One window from the genome of Rhizoctonia solani chromosome 15, complete sequence encodes:
- a CDS encoding STE3-type pheromone receptor produces MPKHHELEPTMRDPVFPTICALALVLLLLVLPTHVRARNIGTLLFIGWSFISTLVFFVNSLVWAGNLSDPAPVWCDISAKILIGVSVGLSAASLCINRKLYQITHPKYAHGDSNSKRRTAMFDLGIGLGLPVLVMILHTVVQGHRYDIIEDVGCYPTTYTTLLAIPMVFMWPVLIHCVGLFYSFFTIRELVNRRRQFSNMLSTTRSGLNTSQYLRLMALAATEMVLSLPLSLYVLISFIMTPQNPWISWADTHQGFGNITFEAWESVELNPPFMVILQFTRYSAPILAIVFFLYFGIAGEATAEYRRWYWSIAGRFGVKKQAGSGYSGWTNRLASNPSTAPHNVSFPSARPTMDTTRYPSHSLDRVTKNDVESQLQSRDTLDLHSLNRSGDLAEPKPAEHK; encoded by the exons TTTGTGCGCTGGCGCTCGTGTTACTTTTGCTGGTTTTGCCAACGCATGTGCGGGCTCGTAATATCGGTACTCTCCTCTTTATTGGCTGGTCGTTCATTTCAACCCTCGTTTTCTTCGTCAACTCACTCGTTTGGGCTGGAAACCTTTCTGACCCAGCTCCGGTTTGGTGCGATATCT CGGCCAAAATTCTGATTGGGGTTAGCGTCGGGTTGAGCGCTgcatcactgtgcatcaacCGTAAACTCTATCAAATCACGCACCCAAAATATGCTCACGGCGATAGCAACTCT AAACGCCGCACGGCTATGTTCGACCTTGGAATCGGGCTGGGCCTTCCTGTGCTTGTCATGATATTAC ATACTGTAGTTCAAGGTCATCGCTATGATATCATTGAAGACGTTGGCTGTTACCCCA CCACCTACACGACTCTCCTTGCTATCCCAATGGTTTTCATGTGGCCTGTTCTTATCCACTGCGTAGGCTTGTTCTACTCCTTTTTCACCATCCGTGAATTGGTCAATCGACGCCGCCAATTCTCCAACATGCTCTCGACTACACGATCTGGCCTCAATACGTCTCAGTATTTACGGCTCATGGCGCTTGCGGCAACCGAAATGGTGCTTTCTCTCCCTCTCAGCCTCTATGTCCTCATCAGCTTTATCATGACGCCACAAAACCCCTGGATAAGCTGGGCGGATACGCATCAAGGCTTTGGGAACATCACGTTCGAGGCCTGGGAATCCGTCGAGTTAAACCCACCATTCATGGTCATACTCCAATTCACTCGATATTCTGCCCCCATTCTGGCAATCGTATTTTTCCTGTATTTCGGAATTGCGGGTGAAGCCACCGCAGAGTATCGTAGATGGTATTGGTCCATTGCTGGACGGTTTGGTGTCAAGAAACAGGCTGGTTCAGGATATTCTGGCTG GACCAACCGTCTTGCGTCTAATCCATCCACTGCCCCACATAATGTGTCATTCCCGTCCGCTCGTCCTACCATGGACACCACACGCTACCCGAGCCACTCTTTGGACCGTGTCACCAAGAACGACGTAGAATCACAACTGCAATCTCGAGATACTCTAGACTTGCATAGCTTGAATAGGTCTGGCGATTTGGCAGAGCCAAAGCCTGCGGAGCACAAGTAA